A single Mytilus trossulus isolate FHL-02 chromosome 12, PNRI_Mtr1.1.1.hap1, whole genome shotgun sequence DNA region contains:
- the LOC134693609 gene encoding uncharacterized protein LOC134693609 produces MSSNDILSTDGPDDDDDDDGTLSPVSHSASAGSLFMRRTVEMKAIKSFNTKLPAINCIEIVNEEEAFICHYEGDIFKIRLIPTLITNRLRHIEEIRGLTPADIAVNSVGDIYFICKIDNCIKIVKKNNHNKIQVSSLPKQFNLEPLCIHCQKLDDSIIWIGLAEFGAKYKQTYNSSRQIVSISSNGNLCNIFEYSDENQPLFTFPWRITSNEGRIYVIDRKSESTGTVVALNKYGNIQWRYSDLHPSLSQRPFLPSDVVVTKSTNIIVLDSTNNALHILSYAGNLMLQQSLEGFEIEYPISMKFDNSNCLWIGSGFNGIPDSKAKLYKFQITGI; encoded by the coding sequence ATGTCTTCTAATGATATTCTCTCAACGGATGGTcctgatgatgatgatgacgatgatgGTACCCTGTCTCCAGTTTCGCATTCGGCCTCCGCTGGCTCTTTATTCATGAGAAGAACAGTGGAAATGAAGGCCATTAAGTCATTCAACACAAAATTACCTGCAATAAACTGTATAGAAATAGTGAACGAAGAAGAAGcatttatatgtcattatgaaggagatatttttaaaattagactAATACCAACATTAATTACCAACAGGCTGCGGCATATCGAGGAAATAAGGGGATTAACACCAGCTGACATAGCGGTTAATTCAGTCggggatatttattttatatgcaaAATTGACAATTGCATTAAAATAGTCAAGAAAAACAATCACAATAAAATTCAGGTTTCATCACTACCGAAACAGTTTAACTTGGAACCTCTGTGTATTCATTGTCAGAAACTAGATGATTCAATCATCTGGATAGGGCTTGCAGAATTTGGAgcgaaatataaacaaacatataatagTTCCCGCCAAATAGTTTCCATATCATCCAATGGAAATCTATGTAATATTTTCGAATATAGCGATGAAAATCAACCGCTGTTTACTTTTCCGTGGCGAATAACATCAAATGAGGGTAGAATTTATGTTATTGATAGAAAAAGTGAATCAACCGGAACAGTTGTAGCACTTAATAAGTATGGCAATATACAATGGAGATACAGTGACCTACATCCGAGTTTAAGTCAGAGACCATTCCTTCCATCCGATGTAGTAGTTACAAAATCTACAAATATTATAGTGTTAGATTCGACTAACAATGCGCTCCATATACTTAGCTATGCTGGTAATTTAATGTTACAGCAATCACTAGAGGGTTTCGAAATTGAATATCCAATCAGCATGAAGTTTGATAATTCAAACTGCTTGTGGATTGGCAGTGGATTCAATGGTATTCCAGACAGCAAGGCTAAACTGTACAAGTTTCAAATAACAGGAATATAA